Proteins encoded together in one Musa acuminata AAA Group cultivar baxijiao chromosome BXJ3-6, Cavendish_Baxijiao_AAA, whole genome shotgun sequence window:
- the LOC135641859 gene encoding amino acid transporter AVT1H-like: MSDFSATKFGRCWSSLEFGKQPQRNQVVSETVHGAQLAAAAQSANCVTCVEGNKVCKCGKDTEVLNLQSEHHAKATSSFTHSVINMIGMLIGLGQLSTPYALENGGWSSVFLLVGLGVMCAYTSHIIGKCLEEDSSSKTYQDIGQQAFGAKGRIIASTLIYLEIFFALVSYTISLSDNLPLVLSGVHAHISWLPLSASQLLTVVAVLVALPTLWLRDLSSISFLSFGGIVMSLLIFVTIACTAAFGGVRGNHSIPLLQLRKIPGISGLYIFSYAGHIVFPNIYTAMKDPSKFTKVSIASFTTVTMLYTALAFMGAKLFGPAVSSQITLSMPPHLIATKIALWATVLTPMTKYALEFSPFASQLEHKLPSTMSSRARMVIRGSVGSILLLVILALALSLPYFEHVLSLTGSLVSIAISLIFPCAFYLKICWPQVSKPTVVLNGVLIVLGALLGVVGTISSSKALIQSIQRGHSL; this comes from the exons GCTCGCCGCCGCCGCGCAGTCTGCGAACTGTGTAACCTGCGTCGAGGGGAACAAGGTCTGCAAGTGTGGGAAAGATACTGAAGTCTTGAACTTGCAGAGTGAACACCATGCAAAGGCTACCAGCTCCTTCACTCACTCGGTGATCAATATGATCGGGATGCTAATAG GACTTGGTCAGCTGTCTACTCCATATGCTTTGGAGAATGGAGGGTGGAGCTCGGTGTTCCTGCTGGTGGGGCTTGGAGTTATGTGTGCCTACACCTCACATATCATAGGGAAGTGCCTCGAAGAGGATTCCAGCTCCAAGACCTACCAAGACATCGGGCAGCAAGCTTTTGGGGCGAAAGGAAGGATCATAGCTTCCACCCTCATCTACTTGGAGATCTTCTTCGCCCTCGTATCCTACACCATCTCGCTGAGCGATAACCTGCCCTTGGTGCTCTCCGGCGTGCATGCCCATATTTCATGGCTGCCTCTGTCGGCGTCGCAGCTGCTGACAGTCGTCGCGGTGCTGGTTGCGCTCCCCACCCTCTGGCTGAGGGACCTGTCTTCCATCTCCTTCCTCTCCTTTGGTGGAATCGTCATGTCGCTCCTCATCTTCGTCACCATCGCCTGCACCGCAGCGTTCGGCGGTGTGAGGGGGAACCACAGCATCCCTCTGCTTCAGCTTCGCAAGATCCCAGGGATCTCTGGGCTCTACATCTTCAGCTACGCCGGTCATATCGTCTTCCCTAACATATACACCGCCATGAAGGACCCTTCCAAGTTCACCAAG GTTTCCATCGCGAGCTTCACCACCGTCACCATGCTCTACACCGCTCTCGCCTTCATGGGCGCCAAGCTTTTCGGGCCGGCCGTCAGCTCGCAGATCACCCTCAGCATGCCTCCCCACCTCATCGCCACCAAGATCGCGCTGTGGGCGACGGTGCTGACGCCGATGACCAAGTACGCCCTCGAGTTCTCTCCCTTCGCCAGCCAACTCGAGCACAAGCTTCCTTCCACCATGAGCTCCAGGGCGCGGATGGTGATAAGGGGCAGCGTGGGCTCCATCCTGCTGCTGGTGATCCTGGCGCTGGCCCTCTCCCTCCCTTACTTTGAGCACGTCCTCAGCCTCACCGGCTCCCTCGTGAGCATAGCCATTTCGCTGATCTTCCCCTGTGCCTTCTACCTTAAGATCTGCTGGCCTCAGGTCTCCAAGCCCACGGTTGTCCTCAACGGAGTACTAATAGTCCTCGGAGCTCTCCTGGGCGTGGTGGGAACGATCTCTTCTTCCAAGGCACTCATCCAAAGCATTCAGAGAGGCCATTCACTTTGA
- the LOC103987161 gene encoding galactolipase DONGLE, chloroplastic-like, translating to MALRLPAQSASLLSREARPQRRTRVSASSVAAAPAVVTRHTTPAVAVKHSAVSAVCRPSLASVWREIQGADDWEDLVEPLDPLLRDEIVRYGELVVACYKAFDLEPASKRYLNCKYGKKSMLREVGMADAGYEVTKYVYATPDISIPTQTGTCCSRWIGYVAVSSDEAVRRLGRRDILVSFRGTVTNTEWIANLMSSLTAARLDPHDPRPDVKVESGFLSLYTSDDSSSKFSSGSCREQLLSEVSRLINKYKDEELSITLAGHSMGSSLALLLGYDLAELGLNRDGSRREVPITVYSFGGPRVGNSEFKERCEELGVKVLRVVNVNDPVTKLPGVFLNENFKVLAERYELPWSSSCYAHVGVELALDFFKMQNPVCVHDLDAYIGLLKCPKVAEVKKNGADLVSKAMKFLSHQSFDAWRWQDAAMQVGNLVQSLGI from the coding sequence ATGGCGTTGCGCTTACCGGCACAGAGCGCTTCTTTGTTGTCGCGTGAAGCTCGGCCGCAGAGGCGGACTCGGGTCTCGGCCTCGTCGGTGGCGGCGGCACCCGCGGTGGTGACCCGGCATACTACGCCTGCTGTGGCGGTCAAGCACTCGGCGGTGAGCGCCGTGTGCAGGCCCTCGCTCGCCAGCGTGTGGCGGGAGATCCAAGGCGCCGACGACTGGGAGGACCTCGTGGAGCCCCTCGACCCGCTGCTGCGCGACGAGATCGTGAGGTATGGGGAGCTCGTGGTGGCGTGCTACAAGGCGTTCGACCTCGAACCTGCCTCGAAGCGGTATCTAAACTGCAAGTACGGGAAGAAGAGCATGCTGCGGGAGGTGGGCATGGCGGATGCGGGGTACGAGGTCACCAAGTACGTGTACGCGACGCCGGACATTAGCATCCCCACGCAGACCGGCACGTGCTGCAGCCGGTGGATCGGGTACGTCGCGGTGTCTTCCGACGAGGCGGTGCGCCGGCTGGGGCGGCGGGACATTCTGGTCTCCTTCCGAGGGACCGTCACCAACACCGAGTGGATCGCCAATTTGATGAGCTCACTGACGGCGGCGCGGCTGGACCCCCACGACCCCCGCCCCGATGTCAAGGTCGAGTCCGGCTTCCTCAGCCTCTACACTTCCGACGACAGCAGCAGCAAGTTCAGCAGCGGCAGCTGCAGGGAGCAGCTGCTCTCCGAGGTCTCCCGGCTCATCAACAAGTACAAGGACGAGGAGCTAAGCATCACATTGGCGGGGCACAGCATGGGAAGCTCGCTGGCTCTGCTCCTCGGGTACGACCTCGCCGAACTCGGCTTGAACCGCGACGGGTCGCGGCGGGAGGTGCCCATCACGGTGTACTCCTTCGGCGGCCCCCGGGTGGGGAACTCGGAGTTCAAGGAGCGCTGCGAGGAGCTCGGGGTGAAGGTCCTGAGGGTGGTGAACGTGAACGATCCGGTCACCAAGCTCCCCGGCGTCTTCCTCAACGAGAACTTCAAGGTCCTGGCGGAGAGATACGAGCTGCCATGGAGCAGCTCCTGCTACGCCCACGTAGGAGTGGAGCTCGCCCTCGACTTCTTCAAGATGCAGAACCCGGTGTGCGTCCACGACTTGGATGCCTACATAGGGCTGCTGAAGTGCCCGAAGGTGGCGGAGGTGAAGAAGAACGGCGCCGACCTTGTAAGCAAGGCAATGAAGTTTCTAAGCCACCAAAGCTTCGACGCATGGCGGTGGCAAGACGCGGCGATGCAGGTTGGCAACCTGGTGCAGTCTTTAGGAATCTGA